The Equus asinus isolate D_3611 breed Donkey chromosome 25, EquAss-T2T_v2, whole genome shotgun sequence genomic sequence ATGTGCAAGGCCACTCACAGTGCAGGGTGGCAGCTCAGAGCTCTATGAGCCCTGGTCCCACCTGGGGGTCTCAGTCATCACCAAGCATTGTCTGAGGCTGATTCTGGCAGCACTTGCTTGCTGCCTTTTGCAGCCACTTCCCTAAGAAAGGTCTCTGTGGTCAGAGAGCAGGGTACCAACCAGACAAACTGGCCCAGCTTGTGGTATCTGCTAATTTGTCTGTTTGGTTTAGTTTCCTATCTCAGCCACCATCAGACACCGTCTGACCAGAGGGATGATCTGAGCTCCAGTTCCCCATCCCAAgggcccagggccctgggaaCAATCAGGCTCCTCAGTGGGAAGTGACATCAATGGAAACACCTTCTTGTCCCATCTTCTTCTAGGAAAAGAACTACTGCTCCACCATGGCTGCCTCTGGCTGGAATCCACTTGAGGTTAGATCCACTGAGCTCAGTTGACCAGGAATGGAAACCATAAAGAACtcctaagagaaagaaagaaagaaaataattaagaaatgatTGTCCAGCTTATAGGATATATTTCTTAGGGGttcctatatttccttttgttttatacCATTAGTCTCACGTCCCCAGTGGGGCTTTCTTTGCTATCTACACTAGGATATACTTTTCAAAAGTAGCCATCAGCCAGTCAGTAAACTAGTCAGCCAAACAGTCAGTAAATCATTTGGTCAAACACTCAACCAGTCAGCTAATCAGCTTTTCAATGAACTAGCCAGTTAGTCAGCTAGTTTGtcatcttgttttttctttatatactcACTCCCTCTGTCtttcactcactcactgactcagtCACTCAACAGCATCCTTTAGTAACTGGACCACCCACTCACCAACTAGCTAGCCTATCAGCTGGCTAAGCACCAATTTTTAGCAGGGTTTAAGTTCTGTCCTGAACATCCTTCCTGCCCTTAAGAAGCTTGCATTCTGGCTAGTATAAAGAATCTCCCCATACAAACACGCACACAAACATGTAAACATCCAGGCACCCAAGCCTTTTACAGGTAATGAATGATTTCAACATAGATCTTCAAGTTTGAGGGATGTAAAGACAATGCATCCTGTCTTCGGGATAAACAGGAAGAGCTACTTACAGGGGAAAGTATCAACCTGAACTTGAAAAGATGGATTAGTCCAAAAAGCATCTTAGCACCTCCTCAGTTCTGACTATAAAGCCAAAATGTCTAACTATGGGTTTGCCATTCAATTCAACTCATTCATTTATGaatcattcacccattcatttatccatttgtttgttCATATTTATGGAGTGGGTGTAATATGTGTTTGGCTAGTATGGGGGGTAGATGATAAACACGTGAATAAATGATGAGAGTGGGACAGCTCCTACCATCAAGGAACTTACATTTGATGCAAagataagtatatatatattttacagttGATATGTTTGTCAAGTCAAAACATTATATGAAAAGTGATCCAAGTTGGTGTAAGTAAGAAGCTGTGTGTGTtgagcagaaaaggaaaacacatctTTTGGGACAGATTAAGGACTGAGGTCATGGagaaagtaatatttaaaatggtCCCTAAAGATGATCTTGAATTTCCCTGGGAAATCTGGGAGTAGAGTGCCGTCACAGATCGAATGATTTGAGGCGAGAAAGCGTGAGGCAAGTTTTGGAAGCAGCAATCCCTTTAACAGTGGTATTAAGACGAGGGGAGATAGATGGGAATTACAGGTGGTGTCAGCGTGTGCGAGGTTCCTAAACAGTTTATATCCTCTCTCCTTCTTCAAGTGTTTCAATTATTCTCATAAATCCTAGCATATCACTCCCTGCTTTAGGCCTGGGGGACGACTACCTGCGCTCAGTGGCCCCTTATTTCTCTCAGAGCCTACATCTCTAATCAATTATGGCACTCTTTGCAGTTGGGCCTGAGCTCAACCTAGTACACTCAAATCACTACCAATCCCACTAGGATGAAACGAGGCTGCCTTGCTGGACGTAATCATACATTTACAGAACGTTAGTGCTCAATCGAACCTTAGAGAAAATGCTAGCCCGTCTCCTCCTATTGGAGAACAGGAAAATTAAGGCCCCAAAACATAAACGGACGTACCCAAGATCTCACAGCCATAAGGGGGAGGATCAGCAGAGCTATTTCTTTAGTCCCTggcctccttccctctgtctctcaacTACACTGTGTCTTGTCCAAGGAAAGGGTGACTAGTGCTTCGGGCCACGTGACACAAAGGGGCTGATCTTGGCACGCTTCCCGGAGAGGGGAGCTTTGCCCGTTCGTCCCCTCCCCTTCCACCGCCAGTCTTCAACTTCCACAGGTCTATGAGTGTTCCGTTGGAACTAGCCTCTCACCAGGTCCAGGACTTAATTCCTCCTCTATAAAGCTCCTGGGACTGTCGAGGGTCTTCTAGAAACATATCGTAGGGAGTTAAAGGGTGGAGGGAGAAGATAAATTAAACACACATTTCTGGAGACTATTCCTCTTACTCTTCTCTCCATGGGACTACTTTTAATACTATTACAGAGAATACTTAACATTACTCTCTGAACATCTCATGTGCAAACAGCTAAATTAGAGAGGGAAATGATTTATGTTACAAATTGATttcctacattaaaaaaaggtcacaaagtctcttttttttttttttaagattttattttttcctttttctccccaaagcccctccggtacatagttgtatattcttcgttgtgggtccttctagttgtggtatgtgggacgctacctcagcgtggtttgatgagctgtgccatgtccgcgcccaggattggaaccaacgaaacactgggctgcctgcagcagagtgcgcgaacttaaccactcgaccacggggccagccccggtcaCAAAGTCTCTTTAAGCACCATCTTCTAAAGTGCTTGCTGGCAGATTGTTAAGTAATTAGTGGAGAGAAAGACTTGAAACTAAAATGTTCTAAGCCGTGACTGCTGGTTAGGTATCAACCAGAAATTAATATAAAGCAAATATGACatgattatgatttttaaaatgagatgtaACGTGCTcagtttgaaattttcattttagtggATGAGCAGCTAAAATATAGGAACACTGGCAGCCCGAAACCACCACTGTCCTCTCCACCAAACACAGTCCTTCTCTCCAGAAGCCTTTCCTGAGTAACCCAGAGCTCTCCTTTTTGTCTTCTCCTGTGTCATTCTTAGAAATAGCATAATCAATATGTTCCGTGTGTCTCTAAATGGAGCCATCAACAacctttcttttccccaaagcccagaaacaaaagtGCCCTGGTGGAGATGGGTCTAGATGGAGAGTTAGGTGATAAGCATTGTCTCTGGTGGGGTCCCCTCCCAGTGTCAGGTCTCTGCTGCCCAGTCACCCCATTGTTTGTCTGCAGGGTGGGGCTAGGGTTTCTCAAGCTTTGACTCACCTTCAGAAATGAGTCTTGCCTGTGCCCTTCCCTCCCGATGGAGTCATGGGCACACACCTGCTCTCAGGTGTCTGTTTCCTAGAGAGGGGAGATGCAGAACCTGGCCTACTGATTTTAATACAAAATGGTCCTTTGAGGATGAGAgtgtaaccgaaagttcggtccctgaacccgatgccaatccaaataacgagaacagagtcttgagtggaagaggaaaggttttactatgccaggcacagggagcaaagcaagggctcatgcctcaaaaattgctagctccccgatgaggaaggggtagggatttttattcgggtttttgggtaggggagggggagcatgtagCCTGTGCAGGTCAGCGTTTTTCCACTGGTCTGcctttggccttgagaggctgcttgcagcctTGAGGTGGCGGTGCGGGATGGTGAAATAGGAGGATGGCAGGATAGCAGGTGGGTGTCCTTTGCCACTGTCTTGTCTTCCTGTTTGAGGCGGGTTTGAGCGCTGGGAGtcaggagttgaggtctgggaagcctccgctccttgatatttttgagacagcagctttcctggcaaacttcaaggacacatgattagctaaattttagtgtgcctccaactccaggccacctgggctgttaacaatttgtaacttccatttagttgtaaagctcaaggagtcaaaggttaaagaaacaggtatttacatatgagtgaagctagagaagcaggaaagggggtggtgggttttagttttaaccccatatatgctgggttcaatgtgggggaagtgatatcagggctgatgttaagagtcTGTAACAAGAGAACAGATACAGGACCCACGATTGGCCAGGCGACAGTCCCAAggccaggctggggaggtgggggcaggtgcCTGGACTGCAGAGTTGCCATCCCCCATAGCTTCTCAGGGCCCACCTTATCTGGAGGAGTTGTTCACATGGGATGAGTTGAGGGATGCCAGGAAGTCTCCTGTCCTCCTTTGAAAGAATAATCCACTCCCCGAGCCAGTCAGGTTCTCTAGAAATCAGCCATTACATATTTAATAGACTTGGGTCAGCCATCCCTTCTGACTTCTGGATTCAGCCACCAACAGAGCCACAGtattctcatctctaaaatttaTAGTACAATTACCATTCTTCATGGAGTATTGTGAAAACTGTATATGGAGGTACTTTGTAAGGTTTGATGACTAATAAAACTGCACTTGTGCCTGGCAGTATGGGGAAGAGGGTTTAGTTAGGGTCTCTTAGAAGATGGCGGGAGGCCCTATCTTGGTGGGTCCTCtttggtaggaaagaaagcaCCTGAGtgccagggaagaaggaagaagagagactaGTGCCAGAAGAGGTGGAGACCACCAGAACCAACTTCTTGACTTTGTCATTAACATAGCCTCTGCTAAGACTCTACCCAGCGGCTCGGTCACTCCGGCTACTGATAATAGCTGTGAAGTCAGGAGACCTGTGATCCAACCCTGGCTTTGACACTGACCTCCATGTGACTTTAGGCAAAGCATGTCCTCATTCCAAGTCTCAGTGTccccttctataaaatggggataatgtgaCCAACAGGGAAGTTGGGTGTCAgggttttgaaaaatttaatgtcTTGGATGCGTATGAACTTGATTGTGTCTTGGATATTTGTGACCCAGCAGACACGGCCCCTTCAAGGCCAGCCATGTTTAGGTCTCCACCCCAGCCACCCCTGGAGTATCCTTTGAGATGATACTTGTGTTATAAGCCAAATTTTTTTCACTAGATAGAATTCTCAAAACTAAGTTGGACTTGTTTATTAACAAAGTAAGAGACCAATGAGCAGACTGGGAAAAACGAGGACTAAAGTTTCTTccagagatgccatgtggggGACTGAGACACAAGGGGATGGTGCCATCCATCTCCGCATATGCAACACATGTATACTGATGTCTTCTAGGTGCCAGGCACGTGAGAATGCCTTGATCTGTGCCCATGCCGAATCTGTCTGGCCGTATATTTCCCTTTTGGAGAGTTTGTGTCAGGATGAGCATAGTAGAGTGGGAGCATGGAAGCGAGGGTTTCAGGCGGAGAGGGTGTTCATCTTCAAGATGGAGCACAGACCCCAGACTCTGGAACCCAGAATGTTACATTCTTAAAGTTGAGGcttgggaggaggtggaggaggaggcctTGCCTGGAGGGGAAATTAAGGGAAAGGTTAACTTTTAAGTGAGATTGATCTCGAAAAATGAGCAATATTCAGTCTGCTTATGACAGAGAGCTCAGAAAAGATCATTAGCCATGGTCCCTACGCAGTGACAGTCACTTGTCCACCACAGACACACTGGGCACTGTGATATAGTGGAAACGAGCCCTGGGCCAGGAGGCCCACCAAGCTTCACCCCTACTAGCTGCACGTTGTTGGGCAAGTCAGGTAACTTCTTGGATCTACTTTTTCAAACTGCAAAATCAGATTTACACTACCCGACAGAATTGccatgatgattaaatgagacaaagggtttgaaaaatgctttggaaaatacTTTTAGGTATTGTTATCATTTCTCAGGCAGCCTTACAATTTGCTCTGGTAATGACAGAACTCAGAGCATCAGTGGCCTCTTGTCGGGCAGGATCCTGAGGTTTGAGACGCTGGTCCAAACGTAGATCAGCCTCCCGGAGCAGTCCTGCCTCTCTCcatcccaggggctgggaggccaAGTGGAGCACCAGGTCTTTCCTCTCACCTGAATAGGTCCTTCAGTGAGGTTACCAgatttagcaaagaaaaatacagcctctccagttaaatctgaatttcagataaacaacaagtaATTTTGTAGTATAACTACATCTCAGGCAGTATTTGGGACATATGATACtaaaaaattctgtttatttcaaattcaaatttaactggatgtccTATGTTTTATCTATAAATCCTACCCCCAGAGGGGTAATTCTATCCTACCCTCTTTGACCACTACTAATGCCCATAGGCAGCCTGACAGTGGGCAGGTGGGGGACACTGCCACTATGTTGATTAACCTTGGGGGCACCGTCCACATTCATCTACTCATGCTCAAAGGGGAGCCTCACAGAACACCATGAGAACAATCCCCACCGGACTGGAAAGTCATTAGCACTGTGTAATACGGCAGAATGGAGGAGGCACCTGTGGCTAGACTTTTGACCCTCCCTCTATAACATTTAAGAGTCTAGGTCCTTTGTATCCttcagatctgagttcaaatcttctctctcctgtttACTTCCTGTGTATCTTTCCTagtctcacttttctcatctgcaagatgGTAACAATGTCATTGCCTTATAGGGGctgtaaagaaaaaaggaaacgaTGGGTGTGAAGGGTAAATGCAGCTCCAGGTACCCATGAGCACTCAATAAGTGGTAGCAACAGCAGCAAAGGGGGTGTTCATATTTTTGTCAGAATTGCCCCACTCCatgttccctctcttcctcctccctcctcagtgTTTCTTCTAATTCTCAGTGTGTAGACAGAGCCTCagatttgttatattttaatgAGATTTTGAATCTTTGAGCTTGAGCAAACACCTGGGGTTGGTGAAGTCAGCTCAAGTAGACAGGGACCAGAATGCTAGAATATCTGATGGGTGGTTTCCATCAAAACGGGCCAGTAAAGCAGGTCCCTGGAGGAAGTGCAGGTGGAAGAAGTGGGTGAGGAATTTGCTGGGAGGTGGTAATCAGGGCCACACCAAGtgcctggggcaggtgggggcccTTATCAGGTTTCCAGGAGTGGCTGGCCATGAATCTGTGCTCAGCTTCCCCTCCTAGGGTCCAGCTTGCTGCCCCTCGTAAGTGGGAACACAGTCACTCTCCTGGGATCTGCTGCCTGGAGCCGCTATGCCAAGCTCCTCTCCTATTCTTGGGAAGTCAGAGAGGTAACATGAGCTTCGTGACAATTAAGGAAATGTCACATTAATTGTTACTTGGGAAATTCTGTCTCCATTCTGCACCACTGCTAAGTATGACTAATTTCCTGATCCCGGGTTTGACTCCCTGGCAAGGGGATTTTTCTCAGTGAGGAGAGATATTGAGAGCTATAACATTTTGTAGCAATTCTGAGCCTCCTTCAATGCTTTCTTACTGCCTTTCAGGGGATACCGGCAAGCTGTTTGCAAACTTTGCTTTTAGGTTTATAGAAGCAAGTATATTACATATTGTATTTTATACTACACAGCTCTCCTGCCTCACTActatgattgccacctgagaccTATActtcccatttataatcacaaatttaaaagatgaGGAATGTCGCCTGCAAAGAAAGCCAGAAACACACGTCAGAGCTGGAAAGGCCTCAGAGACCTTCCAGATCAGCATCTTCCAAATAAGCTCATGGAAGTCCAGAGAAGGCAGGTTGCCCAGAGGTATGCCTGGCCAGTGAGTGGCAAGTTTGGACCTAGAACCCATGCCTGTGCCTTCTTGGCCAATGCTCTTTCCTCTGAATCAGGCTGCCTCTGGTAAAACATCCTCCCATAACTCCAGGGATTTATTTGGCCTTCAATTCCCCAGTTCTCTGTGGAGGGCTAGAACCACTATTCTACAGCCACATTAAATGACTTGCCTTAGCATTCCGGGCTGAGTCAGGAGTGGAGCTTGGATTAGAACTCAGGTTTCTGAGTTCCTGGAGCAGGTTTTCTCCAGCCCCATCATTTACACACCATGACACTTCCCTCTAAAACAGAGACCGCACCTGACCTCTTCCTCATGCCCTTCCATCCTTGTCCACACTCATTGTCTGCACTACCCAAGAGAGCCACCCAAAATTGCACACTTATCAGCTAACATTTCATGCCttaatcttgtcaaatgcctggGCCAGCTTTTAATCCTCAACTCAGCACCTCTTCTTGTTTCCAGGTGagactgagaaataaattataaattcagtTAAGTTAGGAGTTCATGGGAGGATgaaggaaaataggaaatcaGAACAAcataggaaaaggaagaaagagagagaggaagatggcaGTGTGTGTGAATCAATCCATTAATCCATTTgaggatattaaccacttatcaccTCCTTGGCTGTGAGAGGAAAACACTCTTCTAGGAGTCAGACGAAAGAAGAGATGAAGAGAGCCCTCCTCACGGCGTCCCCACCCGGGTTTCTTTCATGCTTACCTTTTTCTGCAGCAATGTCTTCTCGGCAGCAGTGCCCACCCCAGAaggcccagcagcagcaggtgaaGCAGCCCTGTCAACCACCTCCTTTCAAATGTCAAGAAACGTGTGCACCCCAAACCAAGGATCTGTGGGTTCCCCAGGCCAGGAAGCACTGTCCATGCAAGGGTACTGCCATCCCAGCCCAGCAGAAATGTCCCTCGGCCCAGCAAGCCCCCAAGAGTAAACAGAAGTAGGGATGGACCAGAATACCATCTGCCCACCCTCCAGGCTATCAGATGGAGCCTTCTCTActtcctgctcctcttccttccagCCCCCAAATTTGTCCTCGTCTCCAACCTCCTCCTACCTTGGCTCCAGTGAAGAGTCAGGAGTTCTTCCCATGGAGCACCTTGTCACACACACTCCCTTTGCTCCAAGTCTCCTACGCCCCACCCTGATGCTCTCTCAGTGGACGTGAGAGAGGCCTCATCTTCTCCACCCTCCAGCATGGGCGCAGCTATGGCCCCATCCAGGTCCCAAAGCAAGGAATACATCTGGACTTCTTCTAGGGCTCCATCCTAACTAACGGGAACACCAGACAATGATGCACAGCTTCTGTCTCATTCCCTTCCCCAACTCCTTCTCCCTGAGTTTCTCTCCTATTTCCTCCCCTAATAAATCTGTGCTTCATGTCATTGTCTATGTCCTGGCCCCGGTCTGTGGTCCATTCATTTGTTCGGAGGGGATATTTGGGAGAAGTAAGTGTGCAAGTACACATGGGCCTGGGATTGCATCCTCCTGGGCATAGCTGCTCTGGTAACTAATGACGGAGGAGGTTAAATCCTGATGCACGTCAGgtaaaagaggaggagagaaagcccAAGGACTGTTGACAAGAGTCTGGGAGACTCGTGCTAACTAATCATATCTAGGGAAGTACAAAGGGAGGAAAAGTTTAACTCCTACCATCAGAAGCCCCCAGCCTACCCGATGAATGTGATTTTTGCCTCTTGGAAGTTGTCATtctgaaaaagcaaacaaaacatacATAAATGATGTAAGAGTACGTCAAAGCACTTCAACAAACATGTGCAGATCCAtcttccatgtatttgtttatttcttgacCTTTCGTTTACTCATTA encodes the following:
- the SPRR4 gene encoding small proline-rich protein 4, producing the protein MKRALLTASPPGFLSCLPFSAAMSSRQQCPPQKAQQQQVKQPCQPPPFKCQETCAPQTKDLWVPQARKHCPCKGTAIPAQQKCPSAQQAPKSKQK